Genomic DNA from Aerosakkonema funiforme FACHB-1375:
CGGCTGATGGGACATTTTGAAGCTGCGCTAGATGATTTTAATCGATCGATCGACTTGGAGCCTGACTATGCTTGGGCGATCGCACATCGGGGCGAAACTTTTCGGCTGATGAAACGCTGCGAGCAAGCCATAGCTGATTTCAGTCATTCTCTCGCACTTAAGGCCAAACAAGCTTGGACGCTTGCACACCGAGGCGCGAGTTATTACCAATTAAAGCAATACAGAAATGCTTTAGCTGATATTAACCAAGCCATTGAATTGCAGCCTGATTACCCTTGGGCGCTCGTGTACCGGATTAACCTTTATATTAGAATGGAGCGTTATGAAGAAGCATTAGTAGATTTCGATCGAGCGATCGCTCTTGACGATACTATTATTGCCCATTGGCCTGGTGAGCGCGGATTGCTACTCAGTTATATGGGACGATATGCCGAAGTAATTTCTTGTTGCGAACAAGGATTAAAGGATAACTCAAACGACTATATTACTCTGTATACCCTTGCTGTTGTCAAAGCACGCTTCAAGGGTATGGCGGCGACACAAGCAGAGATAGAAACAACGCGAAACGCTTTACAAGCGGTCAAAGATCGATCCAAACGCGCTGGTGTTGTTTACAGATTAGGTGGTTTAGCGGCGCTTGAGGGCGACTGGGATCTGGCATTGAACTGTCTCCAAGAAGCTATCTTGTTAGACGACAATGAGCCTCTTGAATTAGCTCGCCGCGACATAGCTTGGCTTGAGTTACGCGAATATCCGCGTTTTCAATCGTTAATTAATCAGGAGGGTTAACTTGAATAGCTATGGGGAAATCCTCGCCAACTTGAATCAAACTATTGCATATAATCCCAACGACTTTAAAGCGATCGCCCACCGGGGAGACATCTACCGCTTACTTAAACAGTATGAAGAAGCACTAGCTGACTTTAGCCGAGCGGTTGGACAAAATCCCATCTATGTTTGGGCAATTGCCCGCCGAGGGGAAGTATACCGCATGATGAAACGCTATCCCGAAGCCCTAGTTGACTTCGATCGGGCTATTGAATTAAAATCTGACTATGCTTGGGCGATCGCTCATCGAGGCGTAACCTACCGCTTCATGGGGCATCGTTATTACGAAAAAGCTTTAGCGGATTTTAGCCGCTCTATTGAATTAAAGCCAGACTATGCCTGGGCAATTGCTTATCGCGCTCGCATTAATGATATGCTGAGACGGTATGAAGATGCGTTGGTAGATTTCGACACAGCGATCGCACTCGATCGAACTTTATTTAACGATCGGCTTAGCGAGCGCGGGATGTTACTCAGTTATTGTGGGCGATATGCTGAGGCGAGCCATTGTTGCCAGGAAGCATTATTGGAGAACCCAGGCGATAATTTCGCTCTGTACAATATTGCTGTATTCAAAACTCGCTGGCAAGGATTAGTCGAGGCTCAATCAGATATCAATACAGCGCGAAGCGCATTACTAGATCTGGTAAATTCTGAAGCGCGAGGTATAGTTTTGTATCGACTAGGAGGTTTAGCTGCCATTGAAGGCCAGACAGAGCAAGCGTTGAATTATCTTCAAGAAGCCATCTTACTTGAGGATGAAGCGATCGAGTTTGCGCGGCACGACATAGCTTGGCTGGAACTGCGAAACTCGCCGAAGTTTTTTATGTTAATTGCTGAACCAAGCTAAAAGCAGAATTAAACTCAAGTTTGTTAGTAATTTTTTGAACATCCACTTAATATCCAAGGAGACACACAATGGGAAGAAAAGAAGCCATATCCAAAGCCAGAGAAGGAGAAAATCTTCGTCTGATGGCCAGGTACAATCAGGATGAGTATATTGAGGATAACATCAATCAAATACTTAACGATGCAGCACAGTATTTTAAAGAAGCAACTACAGAAGATAGCACCTATGCTTGGGCGTGGGCTCACTGGGGTGTAACTCTCTCTTACTTAGGCGGTATTGAGAAACGCTTAAACCCTAGTAAATCTAACTTTTACAACGAAGCAGACTCAAAGTATGAGAACGCAATTCAATGCAATCCTAATTATGCCTGGGCTTTGGCGCATCGGGGTGAAAACAAGATTTGGTGGGCTATAGACCAAAAAACCAGAGGCATAGATAAGAACGTAAAAATTCTTCTAACGGACGCAG
This window encodes:
- a CDS encoding tetratricopeptide repeat protein, with translation MNSYGEILANLNQTIAYNPNDFKAIAHRGDIYRLLKQYEEALADFSRAVGQNPIYVWAIARRGEVYRMMKRYPEALVDFDRAIELKSDYAWAIAHRGVTYRFMGHRYYEKALADFSRSIELKPDYAWAIAYRARINDMLRRYEDALVDFDTAIALDRTLFNDRLSERGMLLSYCGRYAEASHCCQEALLENPGDNFALYNIAVFKTRWQGLVEAQSDINTARSALLDLVNSEARGIVLYRLGGLAAIEGQTEQALNYLQEAILLEDEAIEFARHDIAWLELRNSPKFFMLIAEPS
- a CDS encoding tetratricopeptide repeat protein; amino-acid sequence: MPSGTLQEGETLADMNRTIEQNPDDAKALAHRGENYRLMGHFEAALDDFNRSIDLEPDYAWAIAHRGETFRLMKRCEQAIADFSHSLALKAKQAWTLAHRGASYYQLKQYRNALADINQAIELQPDYPWALVYRINLYIRMERYEEALVDFDRAIALDDTIIAHWPGERGLLLSYMGRYAEVISCCEQGLKDNSNDYITLYTLAVVKARFKGMAATQAEIETTRNALQAVKDRSKRAGVVYRLGGLAALEGDWDLALNCLQEAILLDDNEPLELARRDIAWLELREYPRFQSLINQEG